One Calonectris borealis chromosome 16, bCalBor7.hap1.2, whole genome shotgun sequence DNA window includes the following coding sequences:
- the USP42 gene encoding ubiquitin carboxyl-terminal hydrolase 42 → MTIVNKPKSSKSKKSSSRRSDKSKKPRTKKMTSRTANLGRVPPAEDPNKVSVDKGPGGAIYCRSSQKSKPFAQRDLVVNDGIAPPQRILFPPEKICMDWQQTQSVGVGLQNLGNTCFLNSTLQCLTYTPPLANYMLSLEHTQSCHEEGFCMMCTMETHINQVLCCSNNAIKPTSVINGLKRIGKHFHFGSQEDAHEFLCFTVDALQKACLNGSTKLDRSSQATTLIYQIFGGYLRSRVKCLNCKAVSDTYEPFLDITLDIKAVTSVTRALEQFVKPEQLDGENSYKCSKCKKMVPASKRYTIHRSSNVLTISLKRFANFTGGKINKDVKYPEYLDLRAYMSQSIGEPLIYALYAVLVHSGFNCNAGHYLCFIKAGNGLWYRMNDASVDLSDIKTVLNQQAYVLFYIRRYDLTLGERAFYLPAPSYPRSFLGQRGANSKQAGFMGPRLPPHMIKNSSRLNGNGPLKEDPNTVGVTLKRPSSAPPTACVQNWAITRPSITDPSKNQKITISIHNKLPARQTVSQPDCLSSAAEDEDLSKPVPSSTITNSSAAESTSNASTVSVATNVSKQEIPDEIFVEPAVNGNPKLSSDNTVPYGAESSGKSEESKGLFKRNCNIISSNGILIGKVVRTLQNSHSSCQNAEEERSQHELPKNDSLNGAISLDNESKENGLKLDDSTCQVQPVKPSEIFFSKTNGLLETMPIALSPVPQEIILESLTYSQLNSLSEEISVPGPQKSSENDALMETVVMEALFAYEESRKVPSNFSCDVENLFTQSDSDTISTKEEVAESIITKADNAHPNINGQHKVRKKSLDTEDEFLGQCESEDSRDKDKPRRSKEPELISKENPLYIKGSPESEEKLGQTSSIKSDIECSSKKLASLDITDKFQDTKDISNNYVEVPPVNDSSITKLDKVLESQFSRENEGLSNKKCEEDKHRKKYKKKIYDSKKTDKEHYRKKRENSDTEEREKEKQTRSKPDDYSHKRRCSRSVETNKQNRHKQEYCNESKYRSSHNERNSPNNGKSSGKYSRYRSRSRERIEQDRNRYYHSKGERTWSRERYYQDEPRRWEKCRYYNDYYSCHGTRDGRERKSSHCDKDFDKSSQAYNNRSHKDYHCKSRWPHNTLSREEDVHHFSSHRATLHHCSVPQQQSEKYSRERHALPPVSAHSNFEESSRENEKEKLRNGKRKYTHAEGSGSEIEKKCRKIGDQRMKKYKKVKKKKKSKDKHREKDYKLYDLDFSVLRFDNDNRKRKKKKKKKKHIRKLKGFLEYLDPRFQKKTREKKEESCPPGGYLCEQYRNQGSKQPYKEGKPSGAGESKKYSSITSNEYVKDVDLPSPKHTEFTVVNPPEDASQFNTWRMRSLLMEAFNTQTKPTIKTNNFLPSKPTTFSHQTRHYQY, encoded by the exons ATGACCATAGTTAACAAGCCAAAATCTTCAAAATCTAAAAAATCGTCATCAAGGCGGTCTGACAAATCTAAGAAACCCCGTACTAAAAAAATGACGTCACGCACCGCAAATCTGGGCCGGGTACCACCTGCAGAAGATCCAAACAAAGTCTCTGTGGacaaaggacctggaggtgctatTTATTGTAGATCATCTCAAAAATCTAAGCCTTTTGCCCAAAGAGATCTAG TTGTTAATGACGGAATTGCCCCGCCACAAAGGATTCTTTTTCCACCTGAGAAAATTTGTATGGATTGGCAACAAACGCAAAGTGTTGGAGTTGGACTGCAGAATCTTGGCAACACGTGTTTCCTTAATTCTACTCTGCAATGTTTGACCTACACGCCTCCTCTCGCCAATTACATGCTGTCTCTTGAACACACCCAGTCAT GTCATGAAGAAGGCTTCTGTATGATGTGCACGATGGAAACTCACATTAATCAGGTTCTGTGTTGCTCTAATAATGCCATCAAACCTACATCTGTTATCAATGGCCTTAAAA GAAtaggaaaacatttccattttggCAGTCAAGAGGATGCACATGAATTCTTATGCTTCACTGTTGATGCTTTGCAGAAAGCTTGCTTAAATGGAAGCACCAA ATTGGACAGATCTTCTCAAGCCACCACACTTATTTATCAAATATTTGGAGGATATCTAAGATCtcgag TAAAGTGCTTGAACTGCAAAGCAGTTTCGGATACATATGAGCCATTCCTTGATATTACTTTGGATATAAAG GCAGTTACATCTGTCACCAGAGCTCTAGAACAATTTGTGAAACCGGAACAACTGGACGGTGAAAATAGCTATAagtgtagcaa GTGTAAAAAGATGGTTCCTGCGTCAAAGAGGTATACGATACATCGTTCTTCCAATGTTCTCACAATATCACTGAAAAGATTTGCAAATTTTACAGGTGGAAAGATCAACAAG GATGTAAAATATCCTGAATATTTGGATCTTCGAGCATATATGTCCCAATCAATTGGAGAACCACTCATCTATGCTTTATATGCAGTTCTTGTACATAGTGGTTTCAACTGTAACGCAGGACACTATCTCTGCTTCATAAAG GCCGGTAATGGACTTTGGTATCGAATGAATGATGCCTCAGTAGACCTTTCTGATATCAAAACAGTTCTCAATCAGCAAGCTTATGTACTTTTTTATATCAG GCGCTATGATTTGACACTCGGAGAACGTGCTTTTTACTTACCAGCACCGTCTTATCCCCGTTCATTCCTTGGTCAGCGGGGGGCTAATAGTAAGCAGGCTGGATTTATGGGACCACGACTTCCTCCTCATATGATTAAG AATTCAAGTCGTTTAAATGGAAATGGACCCCTGAAAGAGGATCCAAATACCGTTGGTGTCACCCTAAAAAGGCCATCTTCAGCTCCACCAACAGCTTGTGTTCAGAACTGGGCAATTACCAGGCCTTCGATTACTGATCCATCAAAAAACCAGAAGATCACTATCAGTATTCATAACAAATTGCCTGCACGTCAGACTGTGTCGCAACCTGACTGTCTTAGCAGTGCTGCGGAGGACGAGGATCTAAGCAAGCCTGTTCCTTCATCCACAATTACAAATTCTTCTGCAGCAGAGTCTACCTCAAATGCATCTACAGTGTCAGTTGCTACTAACGTTTCCAAACAGGAAATTCCTGATGAAATTTTTGTTGAGCCAGCAGTGAATGGAAATCCTAAACTCAGCTCTGATAACACAGTCCCTTACGGTGCAGAATCTTCAGGGAAATCTGAGGAATCGAAGGGCTTGTTTAAAAGGAATTGCAACATAATATCTTCTAACGGAATTTTGATTGGAAAGGTGGTCCGTACATTGCAGAATTCCCATTCTTCCTGTCAGAATGCTGAAGAAGAAAGATCCCAGCACGAGCTGCCAAAAAATGATTCACTAAATGGTGCTATTAGTTTAGATAACGAATCTAAAGAAAATGGACTGAAACTTGATGATTCTACTTGCCAAGTCCAACCTGTTAAACcttctgagattttcttttctaaaacaaatggaTTGCTTGAAACA ATGCCTATAGCTTTGTCGCCGGTTCCTCAAGAAATAATCTTAGAATCTCTCACATACAGCCAGTTGAACAGCTTGTCAGAGGAAATAAG TGTCCCTGGACCTCAGAAATCTTCTGAGAATGATGCTCTTATGGAAACTGTAGTGATGGAAGCACTGTTTGCCTATGAAGAATCCAggaaggttccttccaactttaGCTGTGATGTTGAGAATCTTTTTACTCAATCAGATTCTGACACCATTTCTACCAAAGAAGAAGTTGCTGAAAGTATTATAACAAAAGCTGATAACGCGCATCCCAATATCAATGGTCAGCACAAGGTCAGGAAAAAATCCTTGGACACTGAAGATGAATTCCTTGGGCAGTGTGAGTCTGAAGATAGTAGAGACAAAGACAAACCAAGAAGATCAAAAGAACCTGAactaatttcaaaagaaaatcctTTGTACATCAAAGGGTCTCCTGAGAGCGAAGAGAAATTGGGGCAAACTTCCTCTATAAAGTCTGACATTGAATGTAGTTCTAAAAAACTTGCATCTCTAGATATTACAGATAAATTCCAAGATACAAAGGACATTTCTAATAACTATGTAGAGGTACCACCTGTTAATGACTCTTCTATTACAAAGCTGGATAAAGTTTTGGAGAGTCAATTTTCTAGAGAAAACGAGGGATTGAGtaataaaaaatgtgaagaagataaacataggaaaaaatataagaaaaaaatatatgacTCTAAAAAAACTGACAAAGAGCACTACcgaaagaagagagaaaactcagACActgaagagagggagaaggagaagcaaaCCAGAAGCAAACCAGATGATTATTCCCACAAGAGGAGGTGCTCTCGCAGTGTGGAAACAAATAAGCAAAATCGTCATAAGCAGGAATATTGCAATGAAAGCAAGTACAGATCTTCCCATAATGAAAGAAACAGTCCAAATAATGGCAAAAGCTCAGGAAAATATTCTCGTTATAGATCCCGAAGCAGAGAAAGAATAGAACAAGACAGGAACAGGTATTATCATTCCAAAGGAGAGAGAACTTGGAGCAGAGAAAGATACTATCAAGATGAACCACGGAGATGGGAAAAATGCAGATACTACAATGATTATTATTCCTGTCATGGAACAAGAGATGGTAGAGAGAGAAAGTCCTCTCATTGTGATAAAGACTTTGACAAATCGAGTCAGGCTTACAACAACAGGTCACACAAGGATTATCATTGCAAAAGCAGATGGCCTCACAACACACTCTCTAGAGAGGAAGATGTACATCACTTCAGCAGCCACAGAGCAACCTTACATCATTGTTCAGTACCTCAGCAGCAATCTGAAAAATATTCTCGTGAAAGGCATGCACTTCCACCTGTGTCAGCTCATTCAAATTTTGAGGAGTCTTCCcgggaaaatgaaaaagaaaaactaagaaatggcaaaagaaaatacACCCACGCAGAAGGAAGCGGAAGcgaaatagaaaagaaatgccGAAAGATAGGTGaccaaagaatgaaaaaatataagaaggtcaagaagaaaaagaagtccaAAGATAAACATCGAGAGAAGGATTACAA ACTTTATGATTTGGATTTCTCTGTGCTCCGCTTTGACAATGACAATCGCAAAcgtaagaaaaagaagaaaaagaagaaacacatcaGGAAACTGAAAGGCTTCTTGGAATATTTAGATCCTCGTTTCCAGAAGAAAACacgggagaagaaggaagaatccTGTCCTCCAGGCGGCTATTTATGTGAGCAATACAGAAACCAGGGCAGTAAACAACCCTACAAGGAAGGGAAGCCTTCTGGCGCAGGTGAAAGCAAGAAATACAGCTCCATCACATCCAATGAGTATGTTAAAG ATGTAGATCTGCCTTCTCCTAAGCACACTGAATTCACAGTTGTTAACCCTCCAGAGGATGCTTCGCAATTTAACACCTGGAGA atgCGGAGCTTACTGATGGAAGCCTTCAATACTCAAACTAAACCTACCATCAAAACCAACAACTTTTTACCATCAAAACCAACGACTTTTTCCCATCAAACCCGACATTACCAATATTGA